The stretch of DNA acaggaggaacaggaacaaaagCAAATGTAGACCgattcagctaagatggtcactgcagttcaagaaggtcaagatcgtcgacttaagtcaccgtttctgaccaaaaaggatgacccagctccagatggtagatcagacattccgaaaggttgaaggttattaacatgggagaagacgagtatgatccacccatcatccttgagagacctttcctcagcaccgttaaagcaatcatctacattggaactggagaagtccacatgcacttcccctctgagaaggtacaccactattttactgaccctaactatatagttgaagactctaagtaggtcaggacaagaagaagacgacacaaccacaactagaggaggcaaatcataaaggacggatgggcagactacgaaggagaagtggtaaggtctgaagacatacagcatgctcagaactgtcctgaggagatcgtagcaccgagtcagaaagagaagatagttatacacgaagaggaggcgccaccggaaccaccgactacgccatccagcaaatcccaggacgaccgaaaaaacagagagtcccgttcggaggacttaaaaacaccgaacgctttGCCAAgatgtaaacttggtagttatccttttcctttcaattatttaaaatagtttgcttagttaattaggttcatatcatcttgaaaagaaaataaaaatgttaaaaatagtaagccccatgtgagtatgctcatggcataaaacccataagtacattcattgtggtggcataaaaataaaataaatatattcctatcctaaaaaaataaaaatataaaaataaatttatgatcctaccaaagagtgtaacatttattgaggaggctcaacatgataaaggctagatatttatgttaacacttaaccagttccacaaagctttgttgtctatttgagctctacagaatttaaggatcaaagaagactagccagCGGAAGACatagtaatcgctgtcagggtgctaccgacattcaaatacacttccgtcacctgctagctatatcagaagaaattacgtcaaaatccagcttgggggagagcacccccatttatccagctaagtgtttctactcgtgtttatagtttactcaaataataaaaagatgcataatcataaaaacccaaataaaaattttgtgcttatatctttgcttaatttgctaaataaataaataaataaagtttgctatgaaccctcatgataagctctcacatggaaatgataaatagttgctctgccatgtacccagttttcaagtttgagctctctctcaagtttaggcataactgttataatttaaacctgctctaaacctgaacttgtgggaagagtacttgatctgaagtctaagtcgttaacggatatgatatgggaaggttgagctgctgtttatctgttcctagagatgctagaattttggagagttttatctttgaaaatctttaaaataacacatgatgagttcctgtatgatgatagtttaaattcctaccacaaccataaatacatgcttattagactttaagccacatatttacatttactgcttatgagcattgagtgtggtcaagttatgtagacccttaggagcttgtcatgcggttaaaatcaagattcacttgcatgttcagtCAGGATAGTGGAGTTTTGTTTTACAAGAGTATAAGATAGTTATAGATTATATCTTAGTGGACTATATTTTACTCTTCTAATCTGGATGTACATTTTATGTTTAATTGGTGTAAACTGATTATTCATAAATGGAATTGGTCAAAATTACTCGAGCAGTTATTTCATCATTTATTtggcttttttttatttttctgtaTGTTTTGTTTGGTTCCCCGTTGAAAATCTTCTATTTTAGCTTTTATAGAAATAATTTGGCTAATTTATTTGTTTCATACACCATTTTGTTTAATATTTTTGTAATCTTTATTTGCATCGTTAGACCTGTATCGAGCGGTTATAGGAATTGAGTGTTTGGCTGAGATTCGACACTTGATTATGTTTGTCTGTCGGAATCGAGTGTTTTAGGGAATTTTGACACTCAATTGTCTGATGTGCCAGAGACACTTGCATTTGCTTGATACGCCCTAAAGTAATAAACTACAGTAGTAATTTGTTAACATAGGCAAAGTTAGTTTTTATTAGAAGCAAAAAAAGACATCACCTATGGCAAAACGACTGTGCAAATTACTATTTTCACAAGTGTTATGATTTTACGGGCCTCCGCAAATGGTTTTTACAGATGCAAAATTTACAATTTGGTGAATCGCTAGTTGTGGAGGCCCATCGTGAAAGCCCGCAAAATCCAAGATGTTGCCGGCCATGGAATAAAGGTGCAATCTTCACAACATCCAAATATGATCGTGAGGTCGTCACATGAGTGGCATTGGTAAACTAGTGTCGTGATAGCAATCTGAAAGAGGCTCAAACTAGACTTGCTCGACAACCAGATGGACGGAACCAAAGGGATTAGGGATGCCGAGCTAGGTCACCTCAAACGAGGGATGTGGATTGGGAATGGCCATAGGATCAAGGAGGTCCACTAGAGATGGGTGAATAGTTGATTTTAAAACTTTTAGCAAGACCTATCTGGTAATAAAGAAATAGAAGTAAAACTAATGACTACACCCCTAATCATTAATATTGCAATCAACAATGTTTTGTTCAATAATAGACGACACATCCATAGATAATGAGGTATGCGGTGGCTTTGTCAACCTTAAAATCTAATATGTTAACCTCATTCTTTCACATGCACTCATAAGAAGCTATGTACGAATGTGTACATTTGTTCTatgtgtgtgtttttttaaaaagacAAATTATTCTTTACCCTATCTTTGAATTCTTTCCACTTCACAATTTTATCCCCACTTTCCGAAATAGCCATGACGTACTGGGCCCACCCAAGGCCCAGAGCCAAGATGTTCGACACCTTAACGGGGCTTACTGAGTTCAAAGCCCTTTTCAGTCTAAAAAGGCCCACTAACAAGACACAGCCCTCCTAGCCCTAGTTACGAATCCGGTGGGCCCGAAAGAACAATCGCCCGGCCCACGTCTACTCTCTTCTTGGGCGAGGGGCAAAAGCTGCGTCGAGACGGGAATGGACTtacactcaaaaaaaaaaaagaaaagacggGAATGGACTTGCGGCTTGGTTCTACCTACGCTAGCACGCCTCTTCTCCATCTCCATAATAACAAAGCCCAGGCAAAGCGGATCCCCCCTGCCCCTTCCCCTCCGCTGCCTCACTTGCGCCGCACGCGACCGGCGGAGGCTCCCCGCGTAGCGCCGCGAGCCCAACCCTAGCCCCGCCCGTCGGTCCTTCCGGTGGATCAGCCGCCGAGCCCCTCAGGCAGGCATGGCTCCCCCCGCGAACCCCAACCCCGCGGCGCCGGCCGAGCCgtcgcagccgccgccgccgaagggGAAGAAGAAGGACGAGAAGAAGGATGACGATCTGGTGAGTCCGCCTCGCTTAGAGCCCTAGGAGCGGTTGAATCGCGGGGGCTAAAACCTCGCTCCCTCCTGTTTTGATCTGGGGGTTTTTGGATTTCGACTGACGTGTCGGATGGTGCCGCAGTCGGAGGAGGATCTGGCGCTCAAGGAGCAGCTGGAGCTCTACGTCGTGCGGGCGCAGGACGCGGATCCCGGCGTGCAGAAGCTCGCGCTTGAGAGCATGAGGTACCACTGCTCGCTTCGTCAACCCGCCCCGGTTTAGGTCTAGGGTTGCGTGACCCCAAGGGTAACTCAGCTTTAGTGGTGGTGCTCGTGTGATACTACTTGTGGGTTTAAGTTTGTTATCTTTGTCAAGATTAGTATAGTGTCTTGGTGCTATAtcctatttattattattacctTGCCTATAATGTGTAAAGATTAATATCAGTTTTGTTGTGTCCGAGAAGGATAATTGAGTGCTCCACTCCAGCAGTTTTGTGCAACCAACAGCTTGATTCTTAACCCCTTATGCTGCCCCTAAAACTGATCTGTTTCAGGCAGGAGATTCGCTCGGCCACGAGCTCAATGACTTCGGTCCCAAAGCCGCTGAAATTCCTGCCCCCGCACTTTGGAACTCTGTCCTATTTTGAAACAATGCCATAGTCCGAGCTCAAGGTATGTGTGTGAACTAGGTGTACCTCCATAAGAAGATCCACAGCTTCAGGCTTGGCATTATGC from Sorghum bicolor cultivar BTx623 chromosome 8, Sorghum_bicolor_NCBIv3, whole genome shotgun sequence encodes:
- the LOC8072887 gene encoding 26S proteasome non-ATPase regulatory subunit 2 homolog A: MAPPANPNPAAPAEPSQPPPPKGKKKDEKKDDDLSEEDLALKEQLELYVVRAQDADPGVQKLALESMRQEIRSATSSMTSVPKPLKFLPPHFGTLSYFETMP